A window of Solanum stenotomum isolate F172 chromosome 3, ASM1918654v1, whole genome shotgun sequence contains these coding sequences:
- the LOC125857441 gene encoding guanylate kinase 2, which produces MGEAPAFFADSLLGDFPKGVDLKSKGHKTAICIGSKIYVIGGADHESTAVIGVQIFEKSSGEWINPTVLGTKPKVSNGHSAVLLNGDRILVIKGNSKSDGCFWFLEVGTPFIGEQEKTHGNEVVAWSKGVLGNVEKPIVISGPSGVGKGTLISELMKEFPSMFGFSVSHTTRAPREKEQNGFHYHFSDRSVMEREIKDGKFLEFASVHGNLYGTSVEAVEVVADAGKRCILDIDVQGARSVRASSLDAIFIFISPPSFEELEKRLRARATETEEQIQKRLRNARAELEQGKSSGLFDHILVNDDLESCYENLKNILGLTEGVKTAHKTYPELVDLPVEHLVSKIDQKILINCGAGEYQKASDNMYVLDLSLLKGGAPGRTRGLNLFVTNPSTDRVNGDNQLS; this is translated from the exons ATG GGAGAAGCTCCAGCTTTCTTTGCTGATAGTCTCTTGGGAGATTTTCCAAAGGGGGTCGATTTGAAATCAAAAGGCCACAAAACAGCTATTTGTATCGGGTCTAAAATT TATGTGATTGGCGGGGCTGATCATGAATCGACAGCGGTCATTGGAGTTCAAATCTTTGAGAAATCTAGTGGGGAATG GATAAACCCCACTGTACTGGGTACTAAACCCAAGGTGTCAAATGGCCACTCAGCTGTTCTTTTAAATGGTGATCGTATATTGGTTATTAAGGGAAATTCCAAGTCTGATGGATGCTTTTGGTTTCTTGAG GTGGGCACCCCATTTATAGGAGAACAGGAAAAGACACATGGGAATGAGGTGGTTGCCTGGAGTAAGGGAGTTTTAGGTAATGTGGAGAAGCCTATTGTCATTAGTGGCCCTTCTGGAGTGGGGAAGGGTACCTTGATATCTGAACTAATGAAAGAGTTCCCATCTATGTTTGGATTTTCTGTGAGCCACACAACCCGGGCACCAAGAGAAAAAGAGCAGAATGGATTTCATTACCATTTCAGTGACCGCAGTGTAATGGAGAGAGAGATAAAGGATGGGAAATTCCTGGAGTTTGCTTCTGTTCATGGTAATCTTTATGGAACCAGTGTCGAAGCAGTTGAGGTGGTTGCTGATGCTGGCAAG AGATGCATCCTCGATATTGATGTTCAAGGTGCAAGGTCTGTGAGAGCTAGCTCTCTTGAtgctattttcatttttatatctCCACCATCATTTGAAGAACTTGAGAAGCGCCTTCGTGCAAG AGCAACTGAGACTGAAGAGCAAATCCAAAAGCGTCTCCGAAATGCTAGGGCGGAACTCGAACAAGGAAAATCATCAGGCCTCTTTGATCATATTTTGGTGAACGATGACCTAGAAAGTTGTTATGAGAATCTTAAG AACATCTTGGGTCTCACtgaaggtgtgaagactgctcATAAAACAT ATCCAGAATTAGTCGACTTGCCTGTTGAACATTTAGTCTCGAAGATTGATCAGAAGATTTTAATTAACTGCGGTGCTGGAGAATATCAAAAGGCATCAGATAACAT GTATGTTCTGGACTTGTCTTTGCTCAAAGGAGGGGCCCCAGGACGGACACGAGGACTAAATCTATTTGTCACCAATCCTTCCACTGATAGAGTAAATGGCGACAATCAACTGAGCTAA